One part of the Paroedura picta isolate Pp20150507F chromosome 5, Ppicta_v3.0, whole genome shotgun sequence genome encodes these proteins:
- the LOC143837242 gene encoding uncharacterized protein LOC143837242, producing MEIFFGLFLFFLLLPSGASLECETCSSEGNSCSGQKEICLDGLDTCMTVTTAAGGTTATSKLCFSKKACELLKDGGTFSGGTIKEVTCKAPSASASLLLALSGLLLIKFLF from the exons ATGGAAATCTTCTTcgggctcttcctcttctttctgcttCTCCCTTCAG GTGCCTCTTTGGAGTGTGAAACATGCTCAAGTGAAGGGAACAGCTGCAGTGGCCAGAAGGAGATTTGTCTTGATGGCCTAGATACCTGTATGACCGTTACGACAGCAGCAG gtgggacAACAGCTACTTCCAAGCTTTGCTTTTCCAAGAAAGCCTGTGAACTACTGAAAGATGGAGGAACATTCAGCGGAGGTACCATCAAAGAAGTCACATGCAAGGCCCCTTCTGCCTCAGCATCTCTACTCCTGGCACTCTCAGGACTTCTGCTGATCAAGTTCCTCTTCTAG